In Paenibacillus sp. G2S3, a single window of DNA contains:
- a CDS encoding AraC family transcriptional regulator: protein MDRTTQSLLKEDRVHGDSMFPLAAYWIELPAGTHVLDTHWHEEAEFFMLLEGEILFQVDTEYFPLKAGEAVFIESGDIHAAYVLHEDTPCRFCALVFLPDLLDSAQYDAIQQNTILPLQEKRQSFPRHLTPAVKWHNELLRHLERMMDAYAAQSPGFEAFIKGTLLIMLSQIAPEDRFVNRSQLDDADTTKINRLKKIILYIQDNYQEPIRTRDLSELIPMSEGQFCRFFKEMTRKTPVDYINSYRIRQAADLLQQSDRKISDIAFEVGFDNVSYFIKVFRRAMKCSPSEFRKGSR, encoded by the coding sequence ATGGACCGTACAACCCAGAGTTTGCTAAAAGAAGACAGAGTGCATGGCGACAGCATGTTTCCGCTTGCAGCTTATTGGATAGAATTGCCGGCTGGAACACATGTACTCGATACCCATTGGCATGAAGAAGCGGAGTTTTTTATGCTGCTAGAAGGAGAAATTCTGTTTCAGGTGGACACCGAATATTTCCCGCTTAAAGCCGGTGAGGCTGTTTTTATCGAATCGGGTGATATTCACGCCGCCTATGTACTGCACGAGGACACTCCCTGCAGATTCTGCGCACTTGTGTTTCTCCCTGATCTTCTGGATAGTGCCCAATATGATGCGATCCAGCAGAACACCATCTTACCCCTTCAGGAGAAAAGACAAAGCTTTCCTCGCCACCTAACACCCGCTGTGAAATGGCACAATGAACTCCTGCGACACTTAGAACGTATGATGGACGCCTATGCTGCGCAATCTCCCGGGTTTGAAGCTTTTATTAAAGGCACACTACTCATCATGCTCTCGCAGATTGCCCCTGAGGATCGTTTCGTGAACCGCAGCCAGCTGGATGACGCTGATACTACTAAAATCAATCGTCTTAAGAAAATTATTCTCTATATTCAGGATAACTATCAGGAGCCCATTCGAACCCGTGACCTCTCCGAGCTGATTCCCATGAGTGAAGGACAGTTCTGCCGTTTTTTCAAAGAGATGACCCGAAAGACTCCAGTAGATTACATTAACTCTTACCGAATTCGCCAAGCCGCTGATCTACTGCAACAAAGCGACAGAAAAATATCCGACATCGCATTCGAGGTCGGATTTGATAATGTGAGCTATTTTATTAAAGTGTTTCGCAGAGCGATGAAATGCTCGCCTTCGGAGTTTAGGAAGGGATCCCGTTGA
- the yicI gene encoding alpha-xylosidase gives MKFTDGLWLVRDGITINGAVQNYVVEKTPEGLTAITQTTPITGRSATLNSTLLTVKFHSPLPGVVGVKIIHHDGVQERGPVFELTKGTGDHVKIEETDSETVLISGGLRVVIRKGEQWAVDFYRGDERITGSGYKSMAYITDQDDNTYMREELDLGVGEFVYGLGERFTAFVKNGQTVDLWNKDGGTSSEQAYKNVPFYVSSKGYGVFVNHPELVSYEIASEKVKKAQFSVAGESLEYFVIDGPTIKEVISNYTSLTGKPALPPAWTFGLWLTTSFTTDYDEATVNSFVDGMAERDLPLSVFHFDCFWMREYQWTDFQWDERVFPDPVGMLKRLKDKGLKICVWINSYIGQRSRLFEEGKKNGYLLKKPNGDVYQCDLWQAGMALVDFTNPAACEWYAGYLRDLVDMGVDSFKTDFGERIPTDVVYFDGSDPMKMHNYYTQLYNKVVFEVLEEKLGKNEAALFARSATAGGQQFPVHWGGDCYADYESMAESLRGGLSLGLSGFGFWSHDIGGFENTAPAHVFKRWLAFGLLSSHSRLHGSTSYRVPWAYDDEACDVTRFFTKLKCSLMPYLYDVAGQAHEHGWASMRAMVMEFPEDPTCEVLDRQYMLGDSLLVAPIFQEDGEAKYYLPAGRWTHLLSGETVQGGSWRKEKYDFFSLPLFVRQNSLLASGSVDNKPDYDYANGVKFGLYSLEDGTTTSATVRDLKGAPELTVKADRKGSVVTVTAEGSGKEFSLSLKDLGAIASVEGAEQVDETTVKVNAGAKSVSFTLTLK, from the coding sequence ATGAAATTTACTGATGGTCTCTGGCTGGTGCGTGATGGTATCACGATTAACGGTGCAGTTCAAAATTATGTTGTAGAAAAGACTCCAGAAGGATTAACAGCAATTACTCAAACAACTCCAATCACAGGGCGTTCAGCGACGTTGAATTCAACCCTGCTTACTGTAAAATTTCATTCCCCGCTTCCAGGTGTGGTAGGGGTTAAAATTATTCATCATGATGGCGTACAAGAACGCGGTCCGGTCTTCGAACTTACAAAAGGCACTGGCGATCATGTGAAAATTGAAGAAACCGATTCAGAGACTGTGCTGATTAGCGGCGGACTTCGTGTAGTGATTCGCAAAGGCGAGCAATGGGCAGTGGATTTCTATCGTGGCGACGAGAGAATTACAGGTAGCGGTTACAAATCAATGGCTTATATCACGGATCAAGACGACAACACGTATATGCGTGAAGAGCTGGATCTCGGTGTAGGCGAATTCGTATACGGTTTGGGCGAGCGTTTTACCGCTTTTGTTAAGAATGGACAGACCGTAGATCTTTGGAACAAAGACGGTGGTACTAGCTCCGAGCAAGCTTATAAGAACGTTCCTTTCTATGTAAGCAGCAAAGGTTACGGGGTATTTGTTAACCATCCTGAGCTCGTTTCGTATGAAATCGCTTCAGAAAAAGTGAAAAAAGCGCAATTCAGCGTAGCTGGAGAAAGCTTAGAATACTTCGTGATTGATGGTCCTACCATTAAGGAAGTTATTAGCAACTATACATCACTCACTGGCAAGCCTGCGCTTCCGCCAGCATGGACATTCGGCCTGTGGCTGACAACTTCTTTCACTACCGACTACGATGAAGCAACCGTAAATTCCTTCGTAGATGGTATGGCAGAGCGCGATTTACCACTGAGCGTATTCCACTTCGACTGTTTCTGGATGCGTGAATATCAATGGACCGATTTCCAGTGGGATGAGCGCGTATTCCCTGACCCAGTAGGCATGCTGAAACGCCTGAAAGATAAAGGGCTGAAGATCTGCGTATGGATCAACTCTTATATCGGGCAACGTTCCCGCTTGTTTGAAGAAGGCAAGAAAAATGGTTATCTGCTCAAAAAACCTAACGGTGACGTTTATCAATGTGATTTGTGGCAAGCGGGCATGGCACTGGTGGACTTCACCAACCCTGCGGCTTGTGAATGGTATGCCGGCTATCTGCGTGATTTGGTAGATATGGGCGTAGATAGCTTCAAGACAGATTTCGGCGAGCGTATTCCTACAGATGTAGTTTACTTCGACGGATCTGATCCGATGAAAATGCACAACTATTACACTCAACTGTACAACAAGGTTGTATTTGAAGTGCTAGAAGAGAAGCTTGGTAAAAATGAAGCGGCATTGTTCGCACGTTCTGCAACTGCCGGTGGCCAACAGTTCCCAGTTCACTGGGGCGGTGACTGCTACGCAGATTATGAATCCATGGCAGAGAGCCTTCGCGGTGGGTTGTCCCTAGGATTGTCTGGTTTCGGTTTCTGGAGTCATGATATCGGTGGCTTTGAGAACACGGCTCCGGCACATGTATTCAAACGCTGGTTGGCGTTTGGACTATTGTCCAGTCACAGCCGTCTGCATGGTAGCACTTCGTACCGTGTGCCTTGGGCTTATGATGATGAAGCTTGTGATGTTACCCGTTTCTTCACCAAACTCAAATGTAGCTTGATGCCTTATCTGTATGATGTAGCAGGACAGGCTCATGAACATGGCTGGGCTTCTATGCGGGCTATGGTTATGGAATTCCCGGAAGATCCAACATGTGAAGTACTTGATCGTCAATACATGCTGGGTGATTCCTTGCTCGTAGCTCCAATCTTCCAAGAAGACGGAGAAGCGAAATACTACTTGCCAGCTGGGCGCTGGACGCATCTGCTTAGTGGCGAAACTGTACAAGGCGGATCATGGCGCAAAGAGAAATATGATTTCTTCAGCCTGCCACTGTTCGTTCGTCAGAACTCCTTGCTGGCAAGCGGCAGTGTGGATAACAAACCAGATTACGACTATGCAAATGGCGTGAAATTTGGTCTGTATTCACTTGAAGATGGCACTACGACTTCTGCAACCGTTCGTGATCTCAAAGGTGCTCCTGAATTGACTGTGAAGGCTGACCGTAAAGGCAGCGTCGTAACAGTTACTGCAGAAGGCAGCGGTAAAGAATTCTCGCTTTCCCTTAAAGATCTGGGAGCTATCGCTTCAGTAGAAGGTGCAGAACAAGTCGATGAAACTACAGTAAAAGTAAACGCAGGTGCGAAATCTGTATCGTTTACCCTTACATTGAAATAA
- a CDS encoding GDSL-type esterase/lipase family protein codes for MNTNLTKGSGVLNQTDYTSATVLSTAANFIMNRQEPFTHTFRTYIRLRENGTLKLKFWHSNSVDSTWDQGQEAVGSEPGGDWVIETAYIADGGTEPVGTITENTQHAITFEGKASKTVAAGECFWSDETSIVLPEGHYLAFTWTIKTLTAGKSIPFNVEGMLATAYDAPGNLAAQESADGFTASDNLLVLPSFIGYKKSVTKRLVFLGDSITQGVRTLKDEYEYWVARIADGLGTDIGVWNIGSGWARAYDVAADGPWLNKAKQCDELMIVLGVNDIDIGCRSADELLGDLQTIISKIKDANAEASIILSTVPPFNFQGEREETWRKVNEEILSNPPIGVSRVFDIASLLSLPAPDDHRIRPEFMSGTDDPHPNGIAGKTVADAFLKI; via the coding sequence ATGAATACTAATTTAACAAAGGGAAGTGGAGTATTGAACCAGACGGATTATACCTCAGCAACGGTTCTTTCAACTGCAGCGAATTTTATAATGAATAGGCAAGAACCGTTTACGCATACCTTCCGGACTTATATTCGTTTAAGGGAAAACGGTACGTTGAAGTTAAAGTTCTGGCATAGCAACTCGGTGGATTCTACATGGGATCAAGGGCAAGAAGCTGTAGGCAGTGAACCTGGAGGCGACTGGGTTATCGAGACAGCTTATATCGCTGACGGAGGAACAGAACCAGTCGGAACGATAACTGAAAATACACAGCATGCGATTACCTTTGAGGGCAAAGCCTCAAAAACCGTTGCGGCTGGCGAATGTTTCTGGAGTGATGAGACAAGCATTGTGCTACCGGAGGGTCATTACTTGGCGTTTACGTGGACGATTAAGACACTTACTGCAGGTAAATCGATTCCTTTCAATGTAGAAGGGATGCTGGCAACAGCTTATGACGCGCCCGGAAATCTTGCCGCACAGGAATCAGCGGATGGTTTCACTGCGTCTGATAATCTTTTGGTACTGCCAAGCTTCATTGGGTATAAGAAATCTGTGACCAAAAGACTAGTATTCTTAGGCGATTCAATTACTCAAGGCGTGCGGACATTAAAGGATGAGTACGAATATTGGGTCGCGAGAATTGCGGATGGTCTTGGCACAGATATCGGTGTATGGAATATCGGTTCGGGCTGGGCTAGAGCTTATGATGTTGCGGCGGATGGTCCATGGCTAAATAAAGCTAAGCAATGTGATGAACTGATGATCGTACTCGGAGTAAATGATATTGATATCGGCTGCCGTTCCGCAGACGAGCTTCTTGGTGATTTGCAGACCATTATTTCTAAGATCAAGGATGCAAATGCTGAAGCTAGTATTATTCTAAGTACGGTGCCACCGTTCAATTTTCAGGGTGAAAGAGAAGAGACTTGGCGCAAGGTGAATGAAGAGATCTTGTCTAATCCGCCTATAGGTGTGAGCCGGGTGTTTGATATAGCGAGCTTATTGTCGCTGCCTGCACCGGACGATCACCGGATCAGACCGGAGTTTATGAGTGGGACAGACGACCCACACCCGAACGGCATAGCCGGTAAGACGGTCGCGGATGCCTTTTTAAAAATATAA